From one Streptomyces sp. R41 genomic stretch:
- a CDS encoding glycerophosphodiester phosphodiesterase, with translation MVTRTALLGLAGLTSLALTGHGGALSPLEWGPGPLTVDSLPRVTYVAHRGGAREVPENSMSGLMAAYERGTAQVLDVDTRMLRDGTVVVMHDATLNRTTYTRGAVRDLSPRDWRGVRLRPSDALPGNWRPERPPTAAEVLDRFGGRIVLTLEAKDPESLGGLAAMIRARGLTRSAFVNSNDPEVARRVHRLGLLSQLWRSAAQMRTDRPEHWASFVDLLDVDHKARDVDLVRAVKSGVPRVWAHTVITPAQRDRALALGCDGIITDAPGRLSARATAQRGARP, from the coding sequence ATGGTCACACGGACTGCGCTTCTTGGTCTTGCCGGTCTCACCTCGCTCGCCCTCACCGGACACGGCGGCGCGCTGTCCCCACTGGAGTGGGGCCCGGGGCCACTGACGGTGGACTCCCTCCCCCGCGTCACCTACGTCGCCCACCGCGGCGGTGCCCGGGAAGTCCCGGAGAACAGCATGTCGGGCCTGATGGCCGCGTACGAGCGCGGTACGGCGCAGGTGCTCGACGTCGACACCCGCATGCTGCGCGACGGGACCGTGGTGGTCATGCACGACGCGACCCTGAACCGCACGACCTACACGCGCGGAGCGGTGCGGGACCTGAGCCCGCGGGACTGGCGGGGCGTGCGGTTGCGCCCCAGCGACGCGCTCCCCGGCAACTGGCGCCCGGAGCGGCCGCCGACCGCCGCCGAGGTACTGGACCGCTTCGGCGGGCGGATCGTGCTGACGCTGGAGGCGAAGGACCCGGAGAGTCTGGGCGGACTCGCCGCGATGATCCGCGCCCGCGGTCTGACCCGCTCGGCGTTCGTGAACTCCAACGACCCGGAGGTGGCCCGGCGGGTCCACCGCCTGGGCCTGCTCAGCCAGCTGTGGCGCTCTGCGGCCCAGATGCGCACCGACCGGCCCGAGCACTGGGCGTCGTTCGTCGACCTCCTCGACGTCGACCACAAGGCGCGTGACGTCGATCTCGTACGGGCCGTGAAATCCGGCGTCCCGCGCGTGTGGGCGCACACGGTGATCACTCCGGCCCAGCGCGACCGGGCGCTCGCGCTGGGCTGCGACGGCATCATCACGGACGCACCGGGCCGGTTGTCGGCACGGGCGACGGCTCAGCGCGGGGCGAGGCCGTAG
- a CDS encoding TetR/AcrR family transcriptional regulator codes for MAEKPKPKPKPTPDSTRRSEKSRRAIYDAALSLVGEAGYPKTTIEGIAARAGVGKQTIYRWWSSKADVLLDAFMDLGEQAAQAAGQEPYEIPDTGDLAADLKLVLRATVDELLDPRFEIPSRALAAEGLVNERLGVEFVAKLLEPQLQLYVKRLRSAQGKGDVRRDVDPRIALELFVSPLAQRWLQRTGPISHEYTDTLVDYALYGLAPR; via the coding sequence ATGGCCGAAAAGCCCAAGCCCAAGCCCAAGCCCACCCCCGACTCCACCCGCCGCAGCGAGAAATCGCGTCGCGCGATCTACGACGCGGCCCTCTCCCTCGTCGGCGAGGCCGGCTACCCCAAGACCACGATCGAGGGCATCGCGGCCCGCGCCGGAGTCGGCAAGCAGACGATCTACCGCTGGTGGTCGTCGAAGGCGGACGTGCTCCTCGACGCCTTCATGGACCTCGGTGAGCAGGCCGCGCAGGCGGCGGGGCAGGAGCCGTACGAGATCCCGGACACGGGGGATCTGGCCGCCGACCTCAAACTGGTCCTGCGCGCCACCGTGGACGAACTGCTGGACCCCAGGTTCGAGATCCCGTCGCGCGCTCTGGCCGCCGAGGGTCTGGTCAACGAACGGCTCGGCGTCGAGTTCGTCGCCAAGCTCCTCGAACCCCAGCTCCAGCTGTACGTGAAGCGGTTGCGCTCGGCGCAGGGGAAGGGGGACGTACGCCGGGACGTCGACCCTCGTATCGCCCTGGAACTGTTCGTCTCCCCGCTGGCCCAGCGCTGGCTCCAGCGCACCGGCCCGATCTCGCACGAGTACACCGACACGCTCGTCGACTACGCGCTCTACGGCCTCGCCCCGCGCTGA
- a CDS encoding small ribosomal subunit Rsm22 family protein: MNAPLTPADTLRTALAGLLDGLPPKAAAQAVDRLIANYRGTTPTHAPILRDRSDVVAYAAYRMPATFEAVHAALDAFADAVPGWTPGSHVDVGGGTGAATWAVNATWEGTRPVTVLDWAEPALALGREIAAANPELKSAEWHRSRIGSALTIESTDLVTVSYVLGELTDADRACAVDAAAAAAQAVVIIEPGTPDGYARVIEARDRLIRAGFHVAAPCPHSATCPIVPGEDWCHFSARVARSSLHRRVKGGSLPYEDEKFSYVAATRFPPAPASSRVVRKPQIRKGLVLLDLCETEPSLRRETVAKRHGPLYRAARDAQWGDAWPPAAQD, from the coding sequence GTGAACGCCCCCCTGACCCCCGCCGACACCCTGCGCACCGCCCTCGCCGGGCTGCTCGACGGGCTGCCGCCGAAGGCCGCCGCGCAGGCGGTCGACCGGCTGATCGCCAACTATCGGGGGACCACCCCGACGCACGCCCCCATCCTCCGCGACCGCTCGGACGTGGTCGCGTACGCCGCCTACCGCATGCCGGCCACGTTCGAGGCGGTGCACGCGGCCCTGGACGCGTTCGCGGACGCGGTGCCCGGATGGACGCCGGGCAGCCACGTGGACGTAGGCGGCGGCACGGGCGCGGCGACGTGGGCGGTGAACGCGACCTGGGAGGGCACCCGCCCGGTGACGGTGCTGGACTGGGCGGAGCCCGCGCTCGCGCTGGGCCGGGAAATCGCCGCGGCGAACCCGGAGTTGAAGAGCGCCGAGTGGCACCGCTCTCGTATCGGATCAGCGCTCACCATCGAGAGCACTGATCTCGTCACCGTGTCCTACGTCCTGGGCGAGCTCACCGACGCCGACCGCGCCTGCGCCGTGGACGCCGCCGCGGCCGCCGCCCAGGCCGTCGTGATCATCGAGCCGGGCACGCCGGACGGCTACGCCCGCGTCATCGAGGCCCGCGACCGCCTGATCCGCGCCGGATTCCACGTCGCCGCCCCCTGCCCGCACAGCGCGACCTGCCCCATCGTGCCCGGCGAGGACTGGTGCCACTTCTCCGCCCGGGTCGCCCGTTCCTCCCTGCACCGCCGGGTCAAGGGCGGCTCCCTGCCGTACGAGGACGAGAAGTTCAGTTACGTCGCCGCCACCCGCTTCCCGCCGGCCCCGGCCTCCTCCCGCGTCGTACGCAAGCCACAGATCCGTAAGGGCCTGGTGCTCCTGGACCTCTGCGAGACCGAGCCGTCGCTGCGCCGGGAGACGGTCGCCAAGCGTCACGGACCGCTGTACCGGGCGGCCCGTGACGCGCAGTGGGGCGACGCCTGGCCGCCGGCCGCGCAGGACTAG
- the ddaH gene encoding dimethylargininase, with protein MHPLRRATPRRYLMCRPAHFEVTYTINPWMNPAKPVDVPLAVAQWEGLRDRYRSLGHTVEELTPRPGLPDMVFAANGATVVDGRVLGARFAYREREPEAGAHLEWFRANGFAHVREPVHINEGEGDFAVTASYVLAGRGFRASPLSHGEAQEFFGRPVIGLDLVDPRYYHLDTALAVLDDTADEVMYYPPAFSPGSREVLRRLFPDALIATDEDAAVLGLNAVSDGLHVLLPQAATGLFDPLRERGFEPVVIDLSELLKGGGSVKCCTQELRD; from the coding sequence TTGCACCCTCTCCGCCGCGCCACGCCCCGGCGCTATCTCATGTGCCGGCCCGCGCACTTCGAGGTCACTTACACCATCAACCCCTGGATGAACCCCGCCAAGCCGGTCGACGTACCGCTTGCCGTCGCCCAGTGGGAAGGCCTCCGCGACCGCTACCGCTCGCTCGGCCACACGGTCGAGGAGCTCACCCCCCGCCCCGGCCTGCCGGACATGGTCTTCGCGGCGAACGGCGCGACCGTCGTGGACGGCCGGGTGCTCGGCGCCCGGTTCGCGTACCGCGAGCGCGAACCGGAAGCAGGGGCGCATCTGGAGTGGTTCCGCGCGAACGGTTTCGCGCACGTGCGGGAGCCGGTCCACATCAACGAGGGAGAGGGCGACTTCGCGGTCACCGCGTCGTACGTGCTCGCGGGCCGCGGCTTTCGCGCGAGCCCTCTCTCGCACGGCGAGGCCCAGGAGTTCTTCGGCCGCCCGGTGATCGGGCTGGATCTCGTCGACCCCCGCTACTACCACCTGGACACGGCCCTCGCCGTCCTGGACGACACGGCGGACGAGGTCATGTACTACCCGCCCGCGTTCTCCCCCGGCAGCCGCGAGGTGCTGCGCCGCCTGTTCCCCGACGCCCTGATCGCCACCGACGAGGACGCCGCCGTGCTCGGCCTCAACGCGGTCTCGGACGGCCTGCACGTGCTGCTTCCACAGGCCGCGACCGGCCTTTTCGACCCCCTCCGGGAACGCGGCTTCGAGCCCGTCGTCATCGACCTGAGCGAACTCCTCAAGGGCGGCGGCAGCGTGAAGTGCTGCACGCAGGAGCTGCGGGACTAG
- a CDS encoding serine hydrolase domain-containing protein, with protein MADGTHFGWKGGGQLSAPRLRTDTPERAGLDPEELRHLVRDVRALTRGPDPWAAGVVVIAGRGPVVAVEEAAGWSVRYAAYDEKTDTGVELPPGARVPMTVRTPFDLASLTKLFTAVAAVQQLERGTLGIDARVGAYLPEFRAAAAYDITVRQLLTHTSGLRPELPLYDCPDDAARLAMLRAEAPSSEPGEYLYSDLNLLLLQYVLERVTGRALDVLVRDGITRPLGMTATGFGPCPGAAATEDQRRPWAKADRGMLRGVVHDENAWALGGVAGHAGLFSTAHDLAVFCRTLLAGGSYGPARILGPDLVELILTPPGLGFALDQPWFMGALAGRGAAGHTGFTGTSLVLDPATDTFLVLLANTVHPRRRPADNAPRAAAGTRLRRAVRGA; from the coding sequence CTGGCAGACGGGACGCACTTCGGATGGAAAGGCGGCGGGCAGCTGAGCGCACCGAGACTGCGCACCGACACACCGGAACGGGCCGGGCTCGACCCCGAAGAACTGCGTCACCTCGTACGGGACGTCCGCGCCCTCACGCGCGGGCCGGACCCCTGGGCGGCGGGCGTGGTGGTGATCGCGGGGCGCGGCCCGGTCGTCGCCGTCGAGGAGGCGGCGGGGTGGTCGGTGCGCTACGCGGCGTACGACGAGAAGACGGACACGGGGGTCGAACTGCCGCCCGGGGCGCGGGTGCCCATGACCGTCCGCACACCCTTCGACCTGGCCTCCCTCACCAAGCTGTTCACCGCGGTCGCCGCGGTGCAGCAGCTGGAGCGTGGCACGCTCGGCATCGACGCGCGGGTGGGCGCCTATCTCCCGGAGTTCCGCGCGGCCGCCGCGTACGACATCACCGTACGGCAGCTGCTCACCCACACCTCCGGGCTGCGCCCCGAACTCCCGCTGTACGACTGCCCGGACGACGCCGCGCGCCTGGCGATGCTCCGGGCGGAGGCACCCTCGTCCGAACCGGGCGAGTACCTGTACTCGGACTTGAATCTGCTCCTCCTCCAGTACGTTCTGGAGCGCGTCACCGGGCGCGCGCTCGACGTCCTCGTCCGGGACGGCATCACGCGGCCGCTCGGCATGACCGCCACCGGCTTCGGCCCCTGCCCGGGCGCGGCGGCCACGGAGGACCAGCGGCGGCCGTGGGCCAAGGCGGACCGGGGGATGCTGCGGGGTGTGGTGCACGACGAGAACGCGTGGGCGCTCGGTGGGGTGGCGGGCCATGCGGGGCTCTTCTCCACGGCGCACGACCTGGCGGTCTTCTGCCGCACCCTGCTGGCCGGCGGCTCCTACGGCCCCGCCCGCATACTCGGCCCCGACCTCGTCGAGCTGATACTGACCCCGCCCGGCCTGGGCTTCGCCCTCGACCAGCCCTGGTTCATGGGCGCACTGGCGGGGCGCGGGGCCGCGGGGCATACGGGCTTCACGGGCACGTCCTTGGTCCTCGACCCGGCGACGGACACCTTCCTGGTGCTGCTGGCGAACACGGTGCATCCGCGGCGCCGCCCGGCGGACAACGCGCCTCGGGCGGCGGCGGGGACGCGGCTGCGGCGGGCGGTACGGGGGGCTTGA
- a CDS encoding multidrug effflux MFS transporter, which yields MPERGRTTRGERFEREEAGPEGRIANTALADVSEAAPKAPDTGALRRTGLLVTLILGGLTATPPLAMDMYLPSLPEVTESLHAPAATVQLTLTACLAGMAFGQLVVGPMSDRWGRKRPLLTGLVVYIVATVLCALAPNVELLVAFRLAQGLAGAAGIVIARAVVRDLYDGVAMARFFSTLMLISGVAPIVAPLIGGQILRFTDWRGVFVVLTAVGIALTVVVWFRLPETLTPAERHSGGVGEALRAMRGLLADRAFAGYMLAGGFAFAALFAYISASPFVVQEIYGASPQTFSLLFGVNSVGLVIAGQINGKVLVGRVSLDKVLAVGLALITLAATALLLMSTGAFGEVGLAPVAAALFVLMSAMGLALPNTQALALMRVRHAAGSASALLGTSAFLIGAIASPLVGIAGEHTAVPMAVVQLAAVLVAIACFVGLCRPWQTGRTSDGKAAGS from the coding sequence ATGCCCGAGCGTGGCCGCACCACGCGGGGAGAGCGGTTCGAGCGGGAGGAAGCCGGCCCGGAGGGGCGCATAGCGAACACCGCGCTCGCCGACGTCTCGGAAGCGGCACCAAAGGCGCCGGACACCGGCGCCCTCCGCCGCACCGGACTCCTCGTCACCCTGATCCTCGGCGGCCTCACCGCCACGCCCCCGCTGGCGATGGACATGTACCTCCCGTCGCTGCCGGAGGTCACCGAATCGCTGCACGCCCCGGCCGCGACCGTGCAGCTCACGCTCACCGCGTGCCTCGCGGGAATGGCGTTCGGACAGCTCGTCGTCGGCCCGATGAGCGACAGGTGGGGCCGCAAGCGCCCCCTGCTCACCGGCCTCGTCGTCTACATCGTGGCCACCGTGCTGTGCGCCCTCGCACCGAACGTCGAACTCCTCGTCGCCTTCCGGCTCGCGCAGGGCCTCGCGGGCGCGGCCGGGATCGTGATCGCCCGGGCCGTCGTACGCGACCTGTACGACGGTGTGGCGATGGCCCGCTTCTTCTCCACCCTCATGCTGATCTCCGGCGTCGCCCCGATCGTCGCGCCGCTCATCGGCGGGCAGATCCTGCGCTTCACCGACTGGCGGGGCGTGTTCGTGGTCCTCACGGCGGTCGGCATCGCGCTGACGGTGGTCGTCTGGTTCCGGCTCCCCGAGACCCTCACACCCGCCGAACGGCACAGCGGTGGCGTCGGCGAGGCGCTGCGCGCCATGCGCGGACTGCTGGCGGACCGGGCCTTCGCCGGATACATGCTCGCAGGCGGCTTCGCCTTCGCCGCGCTGTTCGCGTACATCTCGGCGTCGCCGTTCGTCGTGCAGGAGATCTACGGCGCCTCCCCGCAGACGTTCAGCCTGCTCTTCGGCGTCAACTCCGTCGGCCTGGTGATCGCCGGTCAGATCAACGGCAAGGTCCTGGTCGGCCGGGTCAGCCTCGACAAGGTGCTCGCCGTCGGCCTCGCGCTGATCACGCTCGCGGCGACCGCGCTGCTGCTGATGTCCACGGGCGCCTTCGGTGAGGTGGGGCTGGCCCCGGTGGCCGCCGCCCTGTTCGTGCTGATGTCCGCGATGGGCCTGGCTCTGCCCAACACCCAGGCGCTCGCCCTGATGCGGGTGCGGCACGCCGCCGGCTCCGCGTCCGCCCTCCTCGGCACCTCCGCCTTCCTCATCGGCGCGATCGCCTCGCCCCTCGTCGGCATCGCCGGGGAGCACACCGCCGTCCCGATGGCCGTCGTCCAACTGGCCGCGGTACTGGTGGCCATCGCCTGCTTCGTGGGACTCTGCCGCCCCTGGCAGACGGGACGCACTTCGGATGGAAAGGCGGCGGGCAGCTGA
- a CDS encoding Gfo/Idh/MocA family protein: MTGERERVRWGILATGGIAAAFTADLVDMPDAEVVAVASRTDASAKAFAERFGIPKAYGDWASLAEDPDVDIVYVATPHSAHRAAAGMCLEAGRHVLCEKAFTLNTREAEELVALARSHDRFLMEAMWMYCNPLVRRLKALVDDGVIGEVRTVQADFGLAGPFPPSHRLRDPAQGGGALLDLGVYPVSFAQLLLGEPADITARAVLSDEGVDLQTGALLSWESGALASVHCSINGGTPVSASITGSEGRIDIPDGFFFPDRLVLHRDGHDPKEFKADPADGPRTSLRHEAAEVMRALRAGETESPLVPLDGSLAVMRTLDAVRKQIGVRYSGEEG, from the coding sequence ATGACGGGCGAACGCGAGCGCGTGCGGTGGGGAATTCTGGCGACCGGAGGGATCGCCGCGGCGTTCACGGCGGATCTGGTGGACATGCCGGACGCCGAGGTCGTGGCGGTGGCCTCACGGACGGACGCCTCGGCCAAGGCGTTCGCGGAGCGGTTCGGGATACCGAAGGCGTACGGGGACTGGGCGTCGCTCGCCGAGGACCCGGACGTCGACATCGTGTATGTGGCCACTCCGCACTCGGCGCACCGGGCCGCTGCCGGGATGTGTCTGGAGGCCGGGCGTCATGTGCTGTGCGAGAAGGCGTTCACGCTGAACACGCGTGAGGCGGAGGAACTGGTCGCCCTCGCCCGCAGCCACGACCGCTTTCTGATGGAGGCCATGTGGATGTACTGCAATCCGCTGGTCCGGCGGCTCAAGGCGCTCGTCGACGACGGTGTGATCGGCGAAGTCCGCACCGTGCAGGCCGACTTCGGGCTGGCCGGCCCCTTCCCGCCCTCGCACCGGCTGCGCGACCCCGCGCAGGGCGGCGGCGCGCTCCTCGATCTGGGCGTCTACCCGGTGTCGTTCGCGCAGCTGCTGCTCGGGGAGCCCGCGGACATCACCGCGAGAGCAGTGCTCTCCGACGAGGGCGTTGATCTCCAGACGGGAGCACTGCTCTCTTGGGAGAGCGGCGCTCTCGCTTCGGTGCACTGCTCCATCAACGGCGGCACCCCCGTCTCCGCCTCCATCACCGGCTCCGAGGGCCGCATCGACATCCCGGACGGCTTCTTCTTCCCGGACCGCCTCGTGCTGCACCGCGACGGCCACGACCCCAAGGAGTTCAAGGCCGACCCGGCGGACGGCCCGCGCACCAGCCTCAGGCACGAGGCCGCCGAGGTGATGCGCGCCCTGCGGGCCGGCGAGACCGAGTCCCCGCTCGTCCCCCTCGACGGCAGCCTCGCCGTGATGCGGACGCTGGACGCGGTGCGGAAGCAGATCGGCGTCCGCTACTCCGGCGAAGAGGGCTGA
- a CDS encoding SDR family oxidoreductase, translating into MNAMQTKIAVVTGAGSGIGRAVAVELLRAGWSVALAGRRTETLEETAALVPEGPSVAVRTDVSRPDDVTALFTAVRDRFGRLDLLFNNAGTFGPGGVPLEELPYDAWRHVVDTNLNGAFLCAQAAYRQMKEQDPQGGRIINNGSISAHTPRPQSIAYTATKHALTGLTKSLSLDGRPYRIACGQIDIGNAATDMTERMRTGTLQANGELAVEPVMDVADVARTVRHMAELPL; encoded by the coding sequence ATGAATGCCATGCAGACGAAGATCGCGGTGGTGACCGGAGCGGGCTCCGGCATCGGCCGTGCGGTAGCCGTGGAACTGCTGCGCGCCGGTTGGTCGGTGGCGCTGGCCGGACGCCGGACCGAGACCCTGGAGGAGACGGCGGCCCTGGTCCCCGAGGGGCCCTCGGTCGCCGTACGCACCGATGTCTCGCGACCCGACGACGTGACCGCCCTCTTCACCGCCGTGCGCGACCGCTTCGGGCGGCTCGACCTGCTCTTCAACAACGCCGGCACGTTCGGCCCGGGCGGTGTCCCGCTCGAAGAGCTGCCGTACGACGCCTGGCGGCACGTCGTGGACACCAACCTCAACGGCGCGTTCCTGTGCGCGCAGGCGGCGTACCGGCAGATGAAGGAGCAGGACCCGCAGGGCGGCCGGATCATCAACAACGGCTCCATCTCGGCGCACACACCCCGCCCGCAGTCGATCGCGTACACGGCGACCAAGCACGCGCTGACGGGCCTGACCAAGTCGCTGTCCCTGGACGGGCGCCCGTACCGGATCGCCTGCGGTCAGATCGACATCGGCAACGCGGCCACCGACATGACCGAGCGGATGCGGACCGGAACGCTCCAGGCGAACGGCGAACTGGCGGTCGAGCCTGTGATGGACGTGGCCGATGTGGCGCGCACGGTCCGGCACATGGCGGAGCTGCCCCTGTAG
- a CDS encoding D-alanyl-D-alanine carboxypeptidase family protein encodes MRDSSRLSRRAVLGFAAAAPLAVASPAYAATVIGGERLGRTGVQVGGVPGLPKRLTARAWVVADHDSGKVLAAYNAHRRLPPASTLKMLFADTVLKKFERTEKHTVTDADLAGIPAGSSLVGVKPGITYTVEQLWQGVFLRSGNDAVHVLSHMNGGVAATVAEMQAKAADLQALDTHVVSPDGFDHKGQLSSAYDLTLFARHGLADADFRAYCATKTADFPAGGKKTFQIQNTDRLLTGAWGVETYDGLIGVKNGYTSNAGNTFTGAATRDGRTLLVTVMHPKSGGSGVYEETAQLLDWGFKNAANAEPVGALVDPLSEGGASATPDRKAAKAAAGARADASGDGSSWGLVGEAGGAFALLAGGALALRNRRRKAADDATDGRHRR; translated from the coding sequence ATGCGTGATTCTTCTCGGCTGTCCCGTCGTGCCGTTCTCGGCTTCGCCGCGGCCGCCCCGTTGGCCGTCGCTTCCCCCGCGTACGCCGCGACCGTGATCGGCGGTGAACGGCTCGGCCGCACCGGCGTTCAGGTCGGGGGCGTCCCGGGGCTGCCCAAGCGCCTCACCGCCCGCGCCTGGGTCGTCGCGGACCACGACAGCGGCAAGGTGCTCGCCGCGTACAACGCGCACCGGCGACTCCCGCCCGCGTCCACCCTGAAGATGCTGTTCGCGGACACCGTGCTGAAGAAGTTCGAGCGGACCGAGAAGCACACGGTGACCGACGCCGACCTCGCCGGGATACCGGCGGGCTCCAGTCTCGTCGGCGTCAAGCCCGGCATCACGTACACCGTCGAGCAGTTGTGGCAGGGCGTCTTCCTGCGCTCCGGCAACGACGCGGTGCATGTGCTCAGCCACATGAACGGCGGCGTCGCCGCGACCGTCGCCGAGATGCAGGCCAAGGCCGCGGACCTGCAGGCCCTTGACACGCACGTGGTCAGCCCCGACGGCTTCGACCACAAGGGGCAGCTGTCGTCCGCGTACGACCTGACGCTCTTCGCCCGGCACGGTCTCGCCGACGCCGACTTCCGTGCCTACTGTGCGACGAAGACCGCTGACTTCCCGGCCGGCGGCAAGAAGACTTTCCAGATCCAGAACACCGACCGTCTGCTCACGGGCGCGTGGGGCGTGGAGACGTACGACGGCCTGATCGGTGTGAAGAACGGCTACACCAGCAACGCCGGCAACACCTTCACCGGAGCGGCGACGCGCGACGGGCGGACTCTCCTCGTCACCGTGATGCACCCGAAGAGCGGCGGCAGCGGCGTCTATGAGGAGACGGCACAGCTGCTCGACTGGGGCTTCAAGAACGCGGCGAACGCCGAGCCGGTCGGCGCGCTGGTCGATCCGCTCAGCGAGGGCGGTGCGAGCGCCACGCCCGACCGGAAGGCGGCGAAGGCGGCCGCGGGCGCTCGGGCCGACGCGTCGGGGGACGGTTCCTCGTGGGGACTGGTCGGCGAGGCCGGGGGAGCCTTCGCGCTGCTCGCGGGCGGGGCGCTCGCGCTGCGCAACCGCCGGCGCAAGGCGGCCGACGACGCCACGGACGGCCGCCACCGGCGCTGA
- a CDS encoding ABC transporter permease, which translates to MFGIYLKRELSRRKKAALVIAMGLALGIALVITVNSVSAGMQQAQDKVLKSLYGLGTDMTVTKAQTAPSSNSSGRPKFNFDAKSNDSSDTQSSDRVMTQGGQSLKSSLVTEVAAQKGVASAVGALTLNVTKVDGSFTQGKAKSSTSSDAQQGGPGGGQGGGTSTGAPQVQGGGASFDVNSYSVAGIDVTNQDLGPLATSKITSGKTFTASQTNAKVAVLSKSYAKENKYTVGKTFKISGTKYTIIGIATPDSSESTTDVYLPLKQAQTLGDSKNKVTTIYVKATDSQQIDTVKTTIQKNISGTTVTTSADLADTVSGSLSTASNLATSVGKWLSIAVLVAAFLVAALLTSSAVSRRVREFGTLKALGWPSRKVTRQVVGESIVNGLLGGVLGIALGLGAAYTVTAISPKLTAELGNTTGGGGGMGGGPGGGGPGQQAASAAKNTIDIALSAPVSLTTIALAASLAIAGGLIAGAMGGWRASRMRPADALRSVS; encoded by the coding sequence ATGTTTGGCATCTATCTCAAGCGTGAGCTGAGCCGGCGCAAGAAGGCGGCGCTGGTGATCGCCATGGGTCTGGCGCTCGGTATCGCGCTGGTCATCACCGTCAACTCGGTGTCGGCCGGCATGCAGCAGGCACAGGACAAGGTCCTGAAGTCGCTGTACGGGCTCGGCACCGACATGACGGTCACGAAGGCCCAGACGGCGCCTTCCAGCAACTCCTCCGGCAGACCGAAGTTCAACTTCGACGCCAAGTCCAACGACAGCAGTGACACGCAGAGCTCCGACCGCGTGATGACGCAGGGCGGTCAGTCCCTGAAGTCCTCACTCGTCACCGAGGTCGCCGCGCAGAAGGGCGTGGCGAGCGCCGTGGGCGCGCTGACCCTGAACGTCACCAAGGTCGACGGCTCCTTCACGCAGGGCAAGGCGAAGTCGTCCACCTCGTCCGACGCGCAGCAGGGCGGCCCCGGCGGCGGCCAGGGCGGCGGGACCAGCACGGGTGCGCCGCAGGTGCAGGGCGGTGGCGCCTCCTTCGACGTGAACTCGTACTCCGTCGCGGGCATCGACGTCACCAACCAGGACCTCGGCCCGCTGGCCACCTCGAAGATCACCTCGGGCAAGACCTTCACGGCCTCGCAGACCAACGCGAAGGTCGCGGTGCTCAGCAAGTCGTACGCCAAGGAGAACAAGTACACGGTCGGCAAGACCTTCAAGATCTCCGGCACCAAGTACACGATCATCGGTATCGCGACGCCGGACAGCAGCGAGTCGACCACCGACGTCTACCTGCCGCTGAAGCAGGCGCAGACGCTGGGCGACTCGAAGAACAAGGTCACCACGATCTACGTCAAGGCGACCGACTCCCAGCAGATCGACACCGTCAAGACGACGATCCAGAAGAACATCTCGGGTACGACGGTCACCACCTCCGCCGACCTCGCGGACACCGTCTCCGGCTCCCTGTCGACCGCCTCCAACCTGGCGACCAGCGTCGGCAAGTGGCTGTCCATCGCGGTCCTCGTCGCCGCGTTCCTGGTGGCGGCCCTCCTCACCTCGTCCGCCGTCTCCCGTCGCGTCCGTGAGTTCGGCACCCTGAAGGCGCTCGGCTGGCCGTCCCGCAAGGTCACCCGCCAGGTCGTCGGCGAGTCCATCGTGAACGGTCTGCTCGGCGGCGTGCTCGGTATCGCCCTCGGCCTCGGCGCGGCGTACACGGTCACCGCGATCAGCCCGAAGCTGACGGCGGAGCTCGGCAACACCACCGGCGGCGGTGGCGGCATGGGCGGCGGCCCCGGTGGCGGCGGCCCCGGCCAGCAGGCGGCCTCGGCGGCCAAGAACACCATCGACATCGCGCTCTCCGCGCCGGTCTCGCTGACCACCATCGCGCTCGCCGCGAGCCTGGCCATCGCGGGCGGTCTGATCGCCGGCGCGATGGGCGGCTGGCGCGCCTCCCGGATGCGCCCGGCTGACGCGCTGCGCAGCGTCTCGTAA